The following proteins are co-located in the Naumovozyma dairenensis CBS 421 chromosome 9, complete genome genome:
- the ADE4 gene encoding amidophosphoribosyltransferase (similar to Saccharomyces cerevisiae ADE4 (YMR300C); ancestral locus Anc_5.21), whose product MCGILGIVLADQSSAVAPELCDGCIFLQHRGQDAAGIATCGQRGRIYQCKGNGMARDVFTPQRVMGLVGSMGIAHLRYPTAGSSANSEAQPFYVNSPYGINLAHNGNLVNTVSLSRYMDEDVHRHINTDSDSELLLNIFAAELEKHNKYRVNNEDIFHALEGVYRLCRGGYACVGMLAGFALIGFRDPNGIRPLLFGERVNKDGSKDYMLASESVVLKAHNFLKFRDLNPGEAVIIPKDCNGEDKCPEFRQVVPINSYRPDVFEYVYFARPDSVLDGISVYRTRLAMGVKLAENIKRQLSLDEIDVVIPVPDTARTCALQCANTLGKEYREGFVKNRYVGRTFIMPNQRERISSVRRKLNPMESEFKDKKVLIVDDSIVRGTTSREIVNMAKESGATKVYFASAAPAIRYNHIYGIDLTDTKNLIAYDRTEDEIAKEIGCDKVIYQSLEDLIDCCKTDAIDKFEVGVFTGSYVTGVEDGYLHELERVRALNAAAAATAQQSDLKAEVDIGLYNCADY is encoded by the coding sequence ATGTGTGGTATATTAGGCATAGTGTTAGCTGATCAATCCAGTGCAGTGGCGCCTGAACTATGTGATGGATGTATATTCTTACAACATCGTGGACAAGATGCAGCAGGAATAGCAACTTGTGGTCAACGTGGACGAATTTATCAATGTAAAGGTAATGGTATGGCTAGAGATGTATTTACACCACAACGTGTCATGGGACTTGTTGGATCTATGGGTATTGCTCATTTAAGATACCCAACTGCTGGATCTTCCGCAAATAGCGAGGCTCAACCGTTTTATGTGAATAGTCCTTATGGTATTAATTTGGCTCATAATGGGAATTTGGTCAATACAGTTTCTTTGAGTAGATATATGGATGAAGATGTTCATAGACATATTAATACTGATAGTGATagtgaattattattaaacatATTTGCTGCTGAATTAGAGAAACATAATAAGTATAGagttaataatgaagatattttcCATGCATTAGAAGGTGTTTATAGATTATGTCGTGGTGGATATGCATGTGTTGGTATGTTAGCAGGGTTTGCCTTAATCGGGTTTCGTGATCCCAATGGTATTAgaccattattatttggtgAACGTGTTAATAAGGATGGTTCTAAGGATTATATGTTAGCATCTGAAAGTGTTGTACTTAAGGctcataattttttaaaattccGTGATTTAAATCCAGGTGAAGCTGTTATTATTCCAAAGGATTGTAATGGAGAAGATAAATGTCCCGAATTTAGACAAGTGGTACCAATCAATTCATATAGACCAGATGTATTTGaatatgtttattttgCAAGGCCAGATAGTGTACTTGATGGGATATCAGTTTATCGTACGAGGTTAGCCATGGGTGTTAAACTAGCAGAGAATATTAAGAGacaattatcattagatgAAATAGATGTTGTTATACCAGTGCCGGATACTGCAAGGACATGTGCGTTACAATGTGCCAATACATTGGGTAAAGAATATAGAGAAGGGTTTGTTAAGAATCGATATGTGGGTAGAACGTTTATTATGCCCAATCAAAGAGAACGTATATCATCTGTGCGAAGGAAATTGAATCCCATGGAATcagaatttaaagataaaaaagTTTTAATTGTGGATGATTCTATTGTTAGGGGGACAACATCACGCGAGATTGTTAATATGGCAAAGGAATCTGGTGCCACTAAAGTATATTTTGCTTCTGCTGCACCAGCTATTCGTTATAACCATATTTATGGTATTGATTTGACAGATACTAAGAATTTAATTGCATATGATAGAACCGAGGATGAAATAGctaaagaaattggatGTGACAAAGTGATTTATCAATCTTTGGaagatttaattgattgtTGTAAGACGGATGCTATTGACAAATTTGAAGTTGGTGTATTTACAGGTAGTTATGTTACAGGGGTTGAAGATGGATATTTGCATGAATTAGAAAGAGTACGAGCATTGAATGCtgcagcagcagcaacagcaCAGCAATCTGACTTAAAGGCAGAAGTCGATATTGGCCTTTATAATTGTGCTGATTACTGA
- the ATM1 gene encoding ATP-binding cassette Fe/S cluster precursor transporter ATM1 (similar to Saccharomyces cerevisiae ATM1 (YMR301C); ancestral locus Anc_5.20) translates to MLLFRNSANSKIFLQACRSQLIKSQSSSSSSSLSPSRLLTLKSLRNGSVLNFSTRATTSPLLFKQSSSIWQKSSIISSSPSSSPIEKNTVKPIQLAKSDSITTTTIIKKKTESKAPTISEMKILKDLFKYIWPRNNKKLNKSHHCVNIVNWSQIIKRSSPIFFKQTIDSMNIEWSDPTIALPMSICLTIFSYGVARFGAVLFGELRNAVFAKVAQNAIRTVSLETFQHLMKLDLGWHLKRQTGGLTRAMDRGTKGISYVLSAMLFHIIPIGFEISVVCGILTYQFGASFAGITFTTMLLYSIFTIRTTAWRTQFRRDANKADNKGASVALDSLINFEAVKYFNNETYLSNKYHDSLLQYRDSTIKVAQSLAFLNSGQNLIFTSALTMMMYLGCTGVIEGNLTVGDLVLINQLVFQLSVPLNFLGSVYRELKQSLIDMESLFQLRKNPIKIQNAKTGPAPIMLKSSDGPFEIKFENVTFGYDTNRKILKNASFIIPAGLKTAVVGPSGSGKSTILKLVFRFYDPEEGRVLINGINVQRYDIDSLRRVMGVVPQDTPLFNDTIWENVKFGRINANDEEIKQVIEKAQLAPLIEKLPQREKTIVGERGLMISGGEKQRLAIARVLLKDANIMFFDEATSALDTHTEQALLNTIRANFPSGTRTSIYIAHRLRTIADADKIIVLEDGKVKEEGSHNELLATKGSLYSNLWNIQENLDLLEEELKEEKEELKKMN, encoded by the coding sequence ATGCTTCTGTTTCGAAACTCTGCAAATTCgaaaatatttttacaAGCATGTAGGAGTCAACTAATAAAGAGccaatcatcatcatcatcctcatcctTATCTCCATCTAGGCTATTAACCTTGAAGTCATTACGAAATGGTTCAGTTTTAAACTTCAGCACACGAGCTACAACTTCAcctttattattcaaacaatcatcatcaatatgGCAAAAATCTTCCATTATATCTTCATCGCCTTCGTCATCACCAATTGAGAAAAATACAGTGAAACCGATTCAACTTGCAAAAAGTGATTCCATTACAACCACCAcgataataaaaaaaaaaacagaATCCAAAGCACCAACGATTTcagaaatgaaaattttaaaagatttattcaaataCATTTGGCCTAGAAATAACAAAAAGTTAAATAAGAGTCATCATTGCGTTAACATTGTTAATTGGAGCCAAATTATTAAACGTTCAAGtcccatttttttcaaacaaaCAATCGATTCCATGAATATTGAATGGTCTGACCCAACTATCGCCTTACCCATGTCTATTTGTCTCACAATTTTCTCATATGGTGTTGCAAGATTTGGTGCTGTATTATTTGGTGAATTAAGAAACGCTGTCTTCGCTAAAGTAGCACAAAATGCAATCAGAACTGTATCCTTAGAAACTTTCCAacatttaatgaaattagatCTTGGTTGGCATTTGAAAAGACAAACTGGTGGTCTTACAAGAGCAATGGATAGAGGTACTAAGGGTATTTCATATGTATTGAGTGCAATGTTATTCCATATAATACCCattggatttgaaatttctgTAGTTTGTGGTATCTTAACTTATCAATTTGGTGCATCCTTTGCTGGAATTACTTTCACCACGatgttattatattctatatTCACAATTAGAACGACTGCATGGAGAACTCAATTTAGACGTGATGCAAATAAAGCTGATAACAAAGGTGCATCTGTGGCTTtggattcattaattaattttgaagctgtaaaatatttcaataatgaaactTACCTAAGTAATAAATATcatgattcattattacaatataGAGATTCCACTATTAAAGTTGCTCAATCATTAGCGTTTTTGAATTCAGGGCAAAATTTAATCTTTACAAGTGCATTGACTATGATGATGTATCTCGGTTGTACGGGAGTCATTGAGGGTAATTTAACAGTTGGTGATTTAGTTttaattaatcaattaGTTTTCCAATTATCTGTCCCATTAAATTTCCTTGGTAGTGTTTATAGAGAATTAAAACAGTCATTAATTGATATGGAATCATTATTCCAATTGAGGAAGAATCCAATAAAGATTCAAAATGCAAAGACTGGACCTGCACCAATAATGTTGAAATCATCAGATGGtccatttgaaattaaattcgAAAATGTTACATTTGGTTACGATACTAATAGAAAGATTCTTAAGAATGCAAGTTTTATCATACCAGCTGGTCTCAAGACTGCCGTAGTGGGACCATCTGGTAGTGGTAAATCTACCATACTAAAATTAGTTTTCAGATTTTATGATCCTGAAGAAGGTAGGGTGTTAATTAATGGTATTAATGTTCAAAGATATGATATTGATTCTTTAAGAAGAGTAATGGGGGTTGTTCCACAAGATACaccattatttaatgatacTATATGGGAGAATGTTAAATTTGGTAGAATTAATgcaaatgatgaagaaattaaacaaGTTATTGAAAAGGCACAATTGGCaccattaattgaaaaattaccaCAAAGAGAAAAGACCATAGTTGGTGAAAGAGGACTAATGATTAGTGGAGGTGAAAAGCAAAGATTAGCCATTGCTAGAGTTTTGTTAAAGGATGCAAATATAATGTTTTTCGATGAGGCAACGAGTGCGTTAGATACTCATACAGAACAAGCATTATTAAACACGATTAGAGCAAACTTCCCCAGCGGTACAAGAacaagtatatatattgctCATCGATTAAGGACTATTGCAGATGCAGATAAGATTATTGTCTTGGAAGATGGTAAAGTCAAGGAGGAAGGTAGTCATAATGAATTGTTGGCTACAAAAGGATCATTGTACAGTAACTTATGGAATATTCAAGAGAATTTGGATCTTCTTGAAGAAGAGttgaaagaagagaaggaggaattaaagaaaatgaattag
- the NDAI0I02450 gene encoding SDR family oxidoreductase translates to MSKTVFVSGATGFIATHIVNDLLQAGYKVIGSSRSVEKGEELKKQFNNNPQLSMVVVKDIAQEGAFDEAFAKYGKEISVVLHTASPFTFNVKDYEKDLLIPAVNGTKFILNAIKKYAADNVEHVVITSSMAAVADVKQMATPITLTEESWNNQTWEGCRTDPVTAYCASKLFAERAAWEFLKENKDQVNFTLSTVNPGYVYGPQMFVDASKKVLNTSSEIINQIVHATEESQIMEICGPYIDVRDVSKAHLAAFEKKECYGQRLLLAEGMHASQDILDIINEDFPQLKGKIPVGKPGSGSEILAKNCKVDNRKSKQLLGFPFRSLKQTVDDSVKQILEVEGRL, encoded by the coding sequence ATGAGCAAAACTGTTTTCGTCTCTGGTGCAACTGGTTTCATCGCTACCCATATCGTCAATGATTTACTACAAGCCGGTTATAAAGTCATTGGTTCATCTAGATCCGTTGAAAAGGgtgaagaattgaaaaaacaaTTCAATAACAATCCTCAATTATCCATGGTTGTCGTCAAGGATATTGCCCAAGAAGGTGCCTTTGATGAAGCATTTGCCAAGTATGGTAAGGAAATCTCCGTTGTCTTACATACTGCATCTCCTTTCACTTTCAACGTAAAAGATTACGAAAAGGATTTATTAATCCCAGCTGTTAATGGTACTAAATTTATCTTAAACGctataaagaaatatgCTGCTGATAATGTGGAACATGTTGTTATTACTTCTTCAATGGCTGCTGTGGCTGATGTTAAACAAATGGCTACACCAATCACTTTGACTGAAGAAAGTTGGAATAATCAAACTTGGGAAGGTTGTAGAACTGACCCTGTGACTGCTTATTGTGCTTCTAAATTGTTTGCTGAAAGAGCTGCATGGGAATTcttaaaggaaaataaagatCAAGTTAATTTTACTTTGAGTACTGTTAATCCTGGTTACGTTTATGGTCCACAAATGTTTGTTGATGCATCAAAGAAAGTTTTGAACACATCTAGTGAAATTATCAACCAAATCGTTCATGCCACTGAGGAATCTCAAATTATGGAAATTTGTGGTCCTTATATTGATGTCCGTGATGTTTCTAAAGCTCATTTAGCTGCttttgaaaagaaggaaTGTTATGGTCAAAGATTATTGTTAGCTGAAGGTATGCATGCTAGTCAAGATATCTTGgatataattaatgaagatttcCCACAATTGAAAGGTAAAATCCCAGTTGGTAAACCAGGCTCTGGTAGTGAAATTCTAGCCAAAAATTGTAAAGTAGACAATAGAAAGAGTAAACAACTATTGGGTTTCCCATTTAGAAGCTTAAAACAAACTGTTGATGATAGTGTTAAACAAATCTTGGAAGTTGAAGGTAGATTATAA
- the PIG1 gene encoding protein phosphatase regulator PIG1 (similar to Saccharomyces cerevisiae PIG1 (YLR273C) and GAC1 (YOR178C); ancestral locus Anc_6.70), giving the protein MIYQEPNRKQPLMNNKSALKKIIKTHSNSSISSATTTTTSSSSSSLKNVRFAPELTTVKNFCSNDEPISISNETSPSLLPIEHSHFKNYDDRNGDDDDDDDILLPLENYRLSNNFNYNFNFNLHTRNNNNSELESDSDLELDSDFDLKYFDNLNFNNFLLDTNKNKKKPYCHNNNNNNDIHRLIPMDEIPSIKPLLSVDTTTTSPSSSNDTTTEEDELLLNIHQKYDFNIIDWNLIGSDVNEFIPPQKHPNNNIQSDMEQAIFIYLNGQNIKLYSLSQDYNRMDQTSFKLIGYLVVNNLNFEKNIEIKYTFNNWKSIHYLMAYYNKSITKNIDEFKFTIDLTSLKNILKNQNLIYCNDNTNDNHKITNCPLNMELCCCYDVNNETYYDNNNYKNYNISIMVKTEKKIYSSPEISSSSSKQSITKQPNENENENENENNRSGKPVNSDFLISTTVTHQITKPDNSRRFTDDTDYYNTSPLKHLYHDDTTLIKPTNLNEVIISSIDDTLEDNEESNDHTDIVFNDEEKNCNNNKNNSNGMVQYNNVLPFLLTGDHNDDDDISYYCNYNNNYSSPHNENLMHYNNSLSSSSSSSSALSISQNELNSSSASSYSYDYPSLSSTFLNTPPSLSSSSLSSSITDMTPLNGLTKMNSNNSNNLRISSVIVDDLQSVLSDSTDTNNSNINDDNNTYYISNFGENNDNYNENYMASNNSVETITIGNRKSPPTIINETDYQSLLNSYCFYDPTITDLNNINEQNAHHDSIGIFSFKK; this is encoded by the coding sequence ATGATTTATCAGGAACCGAACCGAAAACAAccattaatgaataataaatctgCCCTTAAAAAGATTATTAAAACACATTCAAATTCAAGTATTTCAAGTGCTactacaacaacaacttcatcttcttcatcttctttgaaaaatgttagATTTGCTCCTGAATTGACTACTGTGAAGAATTTTTGCTCTAATGATGAACctatatcaatatcaaatgaaaCTTCACCTTCATTATTACCTATTGAACATTCtcattttaaaaattatgACGATAGGAATGgtgacgatgatgatgacgatgatattttattgCCTTTAGAAAATTATCGTTTaagtaataatttcaattacAATTTTAACTTCAATCTCCatacaagaaataataataattccGAATTAGAATCAGATTCAGATTTAGAATTAGATTCAGATTTcgatttgaaatattttgataatttaaactttaataatttcttattggATACTAAtaagaacaagaagaagccATATTgtcataataataataataataatgacataCATCGTCTCATTCCCATGGATGAAATACCTTCAATCaaaccattattatctgtAGATACTACCACAACCTcaccttcatcatcaaacGATACAAcaactgaagaagatgaactTTTGTTAAACATTCatcaaaaatatgattttaatataatagatTGGAATTTAATAGGTTCAGACgttaatgaattcattcCACCACAAAAACAcccaaataataatattcaaagtGATATGGAACAAGCaattttcatatatttaaatggtcaaaacattaaattatattcacTATCACAAGACTACAACAGAATGGATCAAACTTCTTTTAAATTGATAGGTTACCTTGTTGtcaataatttgaatttcgagaaaaatattgaaattaaatatactttcaataattggaaatcaattcattatttaatggCATActataataaatcaattactaaaaatattgatgaatttaaatttacCATAGATTTGACAAGTTTGAAaaacattttgaaaaatcaaaatttaatctattgtaatgataatactaATGATAATCATAAAATAACAAATTGTCCCCTAAATATGGAATTATGTTGCTGTTATGATGTCAATAATGAAACttattatgataataataattataaaaattatAACATTTCAATAATGGTCAAAActgagaaaaaaatatattcatctccagaaatatcatcatcatcatcaaaacAGAGCATTACTAAACAACCAAACGAAAACGAAAACGAAAACGAAAACGAAAACAATAGATCAGGAAAACCTGTCAATTCagatttcttaatatcaACTACCGTGACTCATCAAATTACAAAACCTGATAATTCAAGAAGATTTACTGATGATACagattattataatacTTCTCCTTTGAAACATTTATATCATGATGATACAACTTTAATTAAACCAACAAACTTAAATGAAGttataatttcttcaattgatgACACCcttgaagataatgaagagTCAAATGATCATACCGACATAgtatttaatgatgaagaaaagaactGCAACAACAATAAGAACAATAGTAATGGTATGGTACAATACAATAATGTCCTCCCATTCTTACTAACTGGCGAtcataatgatgatgatgatattagtTACTATTGTAACtataacaacaattatTCTTCCCCTCATAATGAAAATCTTATGcattataataattctctatcttcttcttcttcatcatcttctgcTTTATCAATTAGCCAAAATGAACtgaattcatcatcagcatcatcatattcttACGATTATCCATCTTTATCGTCTACATTCTTAAACACACCTCCTTCATtatcttcctcttcattgTCTTCTTCAATCACTGATATGACTCCATTAAATGGGTTGACTaaaatgaattcaaataatagtaataatcTCAGAATATCTTCAGTGATAGTAGATGATTTACAAAGTGTTTTGTCTGATTCAACTGatacaaataatagtaacatTAACGATGACAATAATACATACTATATATCAAATTTTggagaaaataatgataattataatgaaaattacATGGCTTCGAATAATTCAGTGGAAACAATAACAATTGGTAATAGGAAATCTCCGCctacaataataaatgaaacAGATTATCAATCATTATTGAACTCTTATTGTTTTTATGACCCAACAATAACAGATctcaataatattaatgaacaAAATGCACATCACGATTCAATTGGAATTTTCAgcttcaaaaaataa
- the FUM1 gene encoding fumarase FUM1 (similar to Saccharomyces cerevisiae FUM1 (YPL262W); ancestral locus Anc_6.13) — MSTNSKTPSNESSFRVETDSFGEIKVPSNKYWGAQTQRSFQNFKIGGEREKIPLPIIKAFGILKKSAAIVNQSLGTLDPSIATPIIKASDEVIQGKLNDHFPLVVFQTGSGTQTNMNANEVISNRANELIGAELGSKKIHPNNHVNQSQSSNDTFPSVMHIAAVLELNNNLIPQLTELKNSLDNKAKEYANIVKIGRTHLQDATPLTLGQEFSGYVQQLTNGIERIQASLYHLKFLAQGGTAVGTGLNTKVGFDKMIAQEVSKETGIDFETAPNKFEALAAHDAIVFASSAITTVAGSLFKIAQDIRYLGSGPRCGYGELQLPENEPGSSIMPGKVNPTQNEAMTQVALQIMGNNQTIVMAGSQGQFELNVYKPLMIANLLNSIRLMSDACHSFKIHCVDGLKANTDKINENLHKSLMLVTALNPKIGYDAASKLAKNAHAKNITLKESALELGLLTEEEFDQWVIPENMIGPKP; from the coding sequence ATGTCAACTAACTCCAAAACACCATCAAATGAATCATCATTCAGAGTTGAAACTGATTCGTTCGGTGAAATTAAAGTCCCTTCAAACAAATATTGGGGTGCTCAAACACAAAgatctttccaaaattttaaaatcGGGggagaaagagaaaaaataccactaccaataataaaggCATTCGGTATCTTAAAGAAATCTGCTGCCATTGTCAATCAATCCCTAGGAACTTTAGATCCTTCCATTGCCACTCCAATAATTAAAGCATCTGATGAAGTTATTCAGGGGAAATTGAATGACCATTTCCCTCTTGTTGTGTTCCAAACTGGTTCAGGTACTCAAACAAATATGAACGCAAATGAAGTAATCTCAAATAGAGCTAACGAATTGATCGGTGCAGAATTAGGATCTAAAAAGATTCATCCTAATAATCACGTCAACCAATCACAATCTTCTAATGATACTTTCCCCTCAGTAATGCATATAGCTGCTGTCttggaattgaataataatttaataccTCAATTAacagaattgaaaaattcattagatAACAAGGCAAAAGAATATGCAAATATTGTCAAGATTGGTAGAACTCATTTACAAGATGCAACTCCTTTGACTTTGGGTCAAGAATTCTCAGGTTACGTACAACAGTTAACCAACggtattgaaagaattcaaGCTTCGTTGTATCATTTAAAATTCTTGGCTCAAGGTGGTACCGCTGTTGGAACAGGTCTAAACACTAAAGTGGGGTTCGATAAAATGATTGCTCAAGAAGTCTCCAAGGAAACAGgtattgattttgaaactGCTCCAAATAAATTCGAAGCCCTAGCGGCACATGACGCTATTGTATTTGCCTCTTCAGCAATTACTACTGTGGCAGGTTCTTTATTTAAGATTGCTCAAGATATTAGATATTTAGGGTCTGGTCCTCGTTGTGGATATGGTGAATTACAATTACCTGAAAACGAACCTGGTTCATCAATTATGCCTGGTAAAGTTAATCCAACTCAAAATGAGGCAATGACTCAAGTAGCTCTTCAAATTATGGGTAATAATCAAACTATTGTGATGGCTGGTTCACAAGGTCAATTCGAATTGAACGTTTATAAACCTTTAATGATTGCtaatttgttgaattcaATTAGATTGATGAGTGACGCTTGTCATTCATTTAAAATTCATTGTGTGGACGGACTAAAGGCAAATACAgataaaattaatgaaaatttacataaatcattaatgtTAGTCACTGCATTAAATCCTAAGATTGGTTATGATGCTGCTTCAAAATTAGCTAAAAATGCTCATGCTAAAAATATTACTTTAAAGGAATCTGCATTAGAATTAGGTTTATTGACGGAAGAAGAATTCGACCAATGGGTCATTCCAGAAAATATGATTGGACCAAAACCATAA
- the TAD3 gene encoding Tad3p (similar to Saccharomyces cerevisiae TAD3 (YLR316C); ancestral locus Anc_4.133), whose product MVKKVNNPLKIDFQKCIIEGRLQQILPKHITSEPELINIWTIDINPQDSKYFIAFIRRNIKETDPISLLHLKRIQKNPNDKSLLKLILCSVEYIADREDIIKLLESIEKKTPNGNVEKIQYTNLNKDLKVPKEPPITRELINEWSKKFWPMVWNGNPNDQILNDYIIDMDSIRGKLDIISKQSQSLAKSNEIPVVSLFVNPLDPLNHILSIDQRNSTSGCQLDHSIMNGIKKVAEDEVKRRKLEQEAKESNNYREKTYLCLNFDVYTTHEPCSMCSMALIHSRIKRLIFIKPMEVTGSLRPESGHGYCMHANKNLNSKYEVFQWIGDEYPVGSVENYTCC is encoded by the exons ATGGTGAAAAAGGTAAATAATCCTCTGAAGATCGATTTCCAAAAATGTATTATTGAAGGTCGACTTCAACAAATTTTACCAAAACATATTACATCTGAACCAGAATTGA TCAACATTTGGACAATCGATATTAATCCTcaagattcaaaatattttattgcATTCATTAGACGTAATATTAAAGAGACCGATCCCATATCATTGTTACATCTAAAACGTATCCAAAAGAACCCAAatgataaatcattattgaaaCTAATTTTATGCTCAGTGGAATATATAGCAGACCGTgaagatataataaaacTACTTGAatctattgaaaagaagacCCCCAATGgaaatgttgaaaaaatcCAATATACAAACCTTAATAAGGATTTAAAAGTTCCAAAGGAACCTCCTATTACAAGGGAACTAATAAATGAATGGTCCAAGAAATTTTGGCCCATGGTTTGGAATGGGAATCCCAATGATCAAATATTAAACGATTATATCATTGATATGGATTCTATTAGAGGAAAATTAGATATTATTAGCAAACAATCTCAATCCTTAGCCaaatcaaatgaaattCCAGtagtttcattatttgtaAATCCCTTGGATCCTTTAAACCATATATTGTCAATTGATCAACGAAATTCCACTAGTGGTTGCCAGTTAGACCATAGCATAATGAATGGGATTAAGAAAGTAGCTGAAGATGAGGTTAAAAGGAGAAAATTAGAACAAGAGGCAAAGGAAAGTAATAATTATCGAGAAAAGACATACTTATGTTTAAATTTCGATGTATATACCACACATGAACCTTGCTCCATGTGTAGTATGGCATTAATACATTCAAGAATCAAACGATTGATTTTTATCAAACCAATGGAAGTTACAGGCAGTTTAAGACCAGAAAGTGGCCACGGATATTGTATGCATGCAAATAAAAACTTGAACTCCAAATATGAAGTATTCCAATGGATTGGAGATGAATATCCAGTCGGAAGTGTAGAGAACTATACATGTTgttaa
- the NDAI0I02490 gene encoding uncharacterized protein, with amino-acid sequence MTNLLKIFPFFSFTYILFHAVNATNVTEAGLAILEKLEIDTCVSFLQHNNRIADDDSSHIKYYDEIFHDIESIYEYLREFEEVYLSNPQLLQIMEKLLQLKRRVIDERLLHLSEIKDEVIRIKKALRMAITHPPAHYSNFTIRNWKVTNEDGPDEEASLWIVDMIAKDIEKDDLAKNGQKPRFTKQIQLFSEDAYVFTFIALFVGKCPFYLPLLCSIIFMFGAIGVILWVLHVIKILFDFGIIF; translated from the coding sequence ATGACaaatttgttgaaaatatttcctTTCTTCTCCTTTAcgtatattttatttcatgCTGTGAATGCAACGAACGTTACTGAAGCAGGGTTGGCCATTCTCGAGAAGTTGGAAATAGACACTTGCGTTTCCTTTCTTCAACATAATAATAGGATTGCTGATGACGATTCGTCCcatatcaaatattatgACGAGATTTTCCATGACATAGAATCAATTTATGAATACTTGAGggaatttgaagaagtaTATCTTTCTAATCCtcaacttcttcaaataatggaGAAATTATTACAGTTAAAACGGCGAGTGATTGATGAACGTCTTCTACACTTAAGTGAAATAAAAGACGAGGTTATTCGTATTAAGAAAGCATTGCGAATGGCAATCACTCACCCACCAGCTCACTATTCTAATTTTACAATCAGGAATTGGAAAGTAACAAATGAAGATGGACCAGATGAAGAAGCATCGTTGTGGATTGTAGACATGATTGCCAAggatattgaaaaagatgaCTTGGCTAAAAATGGACAAAAGCCAAGATTCACGAAgcaaattcaattattcAGTGAAGATGCTTATGTCTTCACATTTATTGCTTTGTTTGTGGGTAAATGTCCATTCTACCTTCCGTTACTTtgtagtattatttttatgttCGGTGCAATTGGGGTAATACTATGGGTTCTTCATGTAATCAAAATCCTTTTCGATTTTGGTATCATCTTCTAA